Within Colias croceus chromosome 10, ilColCroc2.1, the genomic segment aatccaATTCTTAACTACAAATTTGTGATTTATAAgtgtaaaattacaatacctacttacatacaGAAAAGATTTGGTTGAATAAGGTGTCAATTGCGTGTAAATGTGATAATTAGTTATGTAAACACATAAGATaacaaatcataaaatatgtgcTCTATTAGCACTGTACCTGACCTTTCTTATCCATGCATTCAAATCACACTGAAATGTCATGATTATTACTGTTGCTATTCAAGTTGGAACGTATAGGTAGTTGCCTTAAAAGCTTAAAGAATTCGTTTATAAATAAgacaaaaaatcaattttatatactCAAGTTACATTGTTGCATTAAATATCACTGCTTAAGATGTCAGTATCACATGTAGGTCTAGACTTGTAAAATATCAACTACATTTTACGATTATAATCAGGCTATTGGCGCAGATTAACTAGGAAGGTGGTATGTTATGCTTCACCAATCGCAATGCTCACGTAGTGAGAGTAACAGGAGTTCATCCAGTTTTCCTTGACCCGTGCTATTCTGATACTTCACACAGCATTCGTCccattattacaatataaggGGAGGTGTAAAGGATCTTTAACAATGGTAAGAAATATAAAGTTGTTTCGGTCGGGTTCATTTATATGCTAATTGGCGTGGAGGCGGCTTATTTCAGAACCGGTAGAGCGATAGAGCGCAGTCGCCTGCCGTATTTATAGTACTTAGGTTACTTTGTAAGTTTGTAATGTATTCaggttttaaataatacctacgtaTCATGTGTTTGCAGTAATATATGTACTAgtagtaaaaaaattgtttgtaaaccgataaattatatttacctaGAGTAGTATGAaggtaaaacatttttaataaagttagcattgaaataaatttaaattaagggATATTTTTTTCGAATTGAGCatgttatttatgtaaatttataattatattattaatctttACCTTCCTAAAGAAAGAaaacttttgtatttaaatcaattttaaaagcTGTCCACTAGATGGCATGGtaacaaaattgtaaatatcattataaaaatgagctcaaaattaatcaaattaaaaaagtagtttttttatatttctatgcATCTATGCCAATATGCATAAAAGttagaaaatacattttatataaggaTTACATTACAAATTAAGAATTACCTGAACTCTAGCTAAAATGTAGAGATGACttacacaatattttgtaaGGGAAAATAATCGACTAATCAtgctcttttatttattacacaaaattttgtaAAGTACATGAAAATAACCTTTCAATGAAATGTAACTTTTGGTTCGAGATGAACAAAGCAACGTAGATGGCGCTAGTGCCGGAAttgtttagaatttagattaaTACCTATAGGAACCAATATTTCTGTAAAAACTAGGAATCCATAAATAGTTAGTTTATTAGTAGTATCATAAGTATATTCATTAATAAGTATTCGATGATTCATAcatatataagaaaatattttttcctttcaCACCTCTTCATATTTAACATTATCCTTCAGTAAAAGAAAACAAGTTTGTCCATTAGTGTAatgatattcatttttatagctTCTATTATTCGTATTCCTTTATTAACTTTCTTTTAaacctaagtaggtacctatatgtaaTAAGCAAaacgaattttttaaatattgaacatttaaaaaattcgtTATCAAAGAAACTCACTCAAAGAAAATACCTAGGTACCCACCTAACTAGCTATCTCCAAATagaagaaatttaaaaaatcgattataTCTGATACCtaccataataaaaaaaaattattataatattttataggtagaTACCTTATAGATACTATTAGCTAATAAggtaaactaaaaaatagttCATTATACCTATAGATACAAATAGGTGCTGAATCTAGTAATTGCGAAACTTTTGAATAGAAGGATCTACCGCATTAATTTTGAAGACATAGACCTAATTTACGAAATACCCTAGTTTGCAATAGGTAACAATGATATCAATTTTCATCTCCATTTCTATTGCTGATGTAGTTATGTATTATAACGATACACGATACAGTTGAACAAGTGAAGGCtcgaaaaattataaaattgatattatttgtCAAAGCATTATATTGTCATATTCACAGGTTTTAGAGAATACCTAAAAGAGagagaaaaaaataagttggagaaattaataaaaataagtaaatctGTTGGGTAAATTAGATGTTTTAGTTTCATGCTATAAACAAGTTTTCATCTCTATTAAAATTtgacaaaaaagaaataactaaATCAAATCTACCTACTGATATTGAAACTTGAATGATCCAAGGATATTTTCAGTTAGGTGGGTACCTCCTTCTACATTCGTAGATACCTATCTATTTGTTTCCATAGGTTACAAACTCAATAGTGCCTATTAAAATTCTACTGCTGATGTAAAATCGACCAATGAAACATAATTAATcgtaatattcattaaattggTGATTTTGCCCATTTAAGAATAAGATCTTTCGCAATTGTTAGAAACTTTCATGCCCATTCCCTTTAATTAATTgctataaataatacctacttaccatctaattatattgaagttaatatttgaaacagaagcttacctacctacctattaacTTTTGacttataacaaaaaatgaaaaaaaaatgcaatttttcTTTATGCATAGAAAAGAAGGTTTAAACTACCAAGTaccaagtaggtacatatcaatattttattgcaaaaaaggATTACGGATCTTTTGTACagctagtacctacctatcttactttataatttatatgatgatcatcaatataaattatactttaaattgagtaggtatctattgataaggataaataaaacatttctgTAAACTCAGAATAACTGGGACACCGCAGACaacacagaaataaaataagccAAGACACgacgaaatatttatttttttccctTTCATACATTCTTTTtctaaattcgtcaaaaactGTCGAGAGcacattcattttaattatacttacatCGTTACTGAATAAAACTTCACACTTCATGCGTGAtgtttaaataactaaattaattaatttatctgtACAATGTTTATTTCGAGACCTTTATTAGTTAtaataagaagaaaatattatgttactatcAGAAATTTCTACTGAAGTTACAGTTTGAAATATATGGAGCTTATAATTAAGAGAGCCTGAAaagcaattattttttgttaagtttttttGTCAAATTCCATAAAAgaaataggtaagtactttGCCAACGTTCTatacgattatttttttaatttttgtgaaCACATTCAtagataaagataaatatgCAGGGTATGTGTTGTAATTATTTCCAATAGTTTATAGAAAGGTATTCATTCACAGGTATAAATTGCTTTTCAGGAACGAGACCtctgttaatattaattttaatacgaaGATAAGACCGCACCTTTGTCTCTATTTGAATTTGCTTCAAtcattttaacacaaattatttCGATTATCAGAAGaaaattttcacaattaatatagttatagCTGTTCTCTGGTTTATAGTCCATAAGATTTGAGTTtcacacaaaataataatatgcgaATCTCATTTTTATGGTAAAAATGATTCTAAATAAAATGGTGTGCTCTTATCGTATTAGCTGCAGGTCGACACATAAATAAGCAGAGATGCGTTGCGCTTATGTAGAAATTCGGTTACCTAGACGAGGTCGCCATTTTGTACAAAACACCTAATCATCTAAATTATTACAGAACAATAAAGATTTAGCGATCTACTAGGTTTACGATAGAACATTTATTACACAGATATACGATAAAATAGGAAAGATGTACGAATAAGTAGCTAAATAGTAACATGACAATTTAAGACTGGTATGACTTTATTCATATCACTatcaatgaatattttatatcgatacttacattagaatattttcaaataactgTACAAAGTACACCTACGTTTTCACGATTTTATTCGATGTACGAAAAGACGAAACTTATTTATGACAATAGTATTAAAAAGACTGTTTACATAAAttcgtatataaataaataataaaatatttaactaaaacaaaaaaatatataagcaaTAGATCGGCTTAAGCGAACAGTACAATGAGTCAATAGAGGACAATAGTAATGCACTTGCCCATATTACctaattaaattgattacaACAtcaacttcaatattttcaaataacagtaacttaatttatatatctaCTGGAACTGAGTTAAAGCTTTGTCAGAAAtccataatttaaataacaaaatgagataagaaattaaacagtaataaatatttgatcataattaggtatatatgcTTTTCATAATAGCTTAATTTATGAGAGAATAATAAccattcttttaaaattttaagtattaCGATGCACTTATTTCCCTACATGGCTGCTCTCTTATATTTAACTCTACGTCCAAAGAACACGTcgcaaaaatattaataactgcCACCAAAGCAACCCGAGTAATTCAACAATTTGGTAACGAAAATAAATGTAACTGATTAGGTCTTAAACACTTTCCAAACAGCGTTAAGAATACAACAATAAAGCAGtctcacaaaaatattttacaaatttattttaatagataaactATCTAGAAATCATAATTCATGagctgaaaatattatttgcattatagatacttaaataaactttaaaatacatcTGTATTACACTATATTCTATCAATATCAGGAATCGTAACTACTACTCATACACTTAGTCTGCTTAAAATTACAAGAACATTTCGTAATTAATACTATACACAAATCGACAACACAATGATTATCTTACTATGAGATTCTCTGGGACTCGCGGCGCACCGGCACCGGTCCGGCGAAGCGTCCGTTTTACGTAAACCACGGTACAGCTCAATCGCAATATCTATTCGGGTAACAAGCGCTGGACGTCAATCCTCTTAAGTACGACCATCAAACACAACACACTCGAGTCAATCGGAACTTGGCCTTCCTCGGATTTAGCTGGCTATACCGTGATGAAGGGGGTAAGTCCCAGAGAAGGGCGCGGGTCACTGATGGTGTTTGGCGGGCGCCGCGTGGTGCAGCGCCACATGGTGCGGCGCGTGGTGGTGGCCGGCGTGGTGGTTGTGGTTGTTGGCGTTCGAATTGTTGTTATTGTTTTGGGCCGCCTGTGCCGCCTGCCTCTGCGAATTCTTCTTATTTTTCATTCGTCTGTTCTGGAACCATATTTTCACCTGCCTCTCAGTAAGATTCAAATTTCGTGCCAGTTCCCACCTCTTCTGCTTCGAGACGTAAGCGTTGAACAGGAACTCTTTTTCTAGTTCCAAAGTTTGGAACTTTGAGTATGGTTTGCGCTTTTTCCGGACGGTCACTTGACCTGTCCAGTCCAAGGGATTTGATGAGCCACAGCCTACTCCAACACCGACTGACATCGACAGCGATCCTGCACAgagaaaattgaattaaatattttgtttttaattaaaatgttctttGTAGTTAAATATCAAATCGTGCCTACTAAATATGAAGTATAACACGATCACCACTAATATTTGAATGAGCCATTTCTATGCAATGGtgacaaataaaattgaatgctCATTAGATTTTCATATAGCGTGATTGATTACCACAAGCGGTCCTTTTGATGAGATCACTAACTATAACTTTGTATGCGACCGCCAACCTCCTCGATATTCGATGCAGGCAAACTGCACCATTTCCTATTATTCAAACGGTACTATATGTGAGCGTTGTGAAATAGATGCCTCATTGTCTAACAAATGAATGCTTATGCTCTGTCGTAAGAACCTTCACAAGAAACgtccaattatttatttaactccgACGTCTTAGTGGGTTTCAATCATATTTGACACACTTTAAACTcgttaaacaattaaattaataaaggaaactaataaaatatgttacttGTTACTTTACGTGTTAGGTAACGCTTAGAAACAATACATTATCGTTTATAAGTTATGTTGCTATAATTTATCAttgtaaatgttattttgcGATTGTCTAATAATCCatttaatgtatttacatGTTTCGCATTTTATGTATTGGCGTAATTTGACGAAAGAATTAGATAAGAACTATTATTTTTGCGTCATAGATTTGCCTACATTACTCAgttggtattttattttacctacctatacgaAAACAatgagcagtggtggctcagtggtgagacctcggacttcgaatcgataagtccgtggttcgagaccaggcgagcgcgcaggaaataaattgatttttcaatttatctgcgcatgttgtaacatcaccactgctcgaacggtgaaggaaaacatcgtgaggaaaccgacatgtcgaagaattaaaaagttcgacgacatgtgtcatccgccaacacgcacttggccagcgcggtggattatggcctgtaccctcataggaggcccgtgtcccagcagtgggaacgtatatgggctgatgatgatgatgatacgAAAACTGCTCCAAAAGGATTTTGAAAAAGACTACCTGCTCGACACGTAGGTACTTGTGAAGTTATTGCATTATTAACCTTTAGACTTTATACGTATGCACTTAAAGTATATTATGGCAAGACTAAAGAACTTCATtgacatttttgtatttaaatttcgtTGATTCTTATAATATGTCATGTATTAGTGTAAAAGTGAGGAATTCACTTTAGAGCTACTTGTAGATTTAATTTTCTGTATTgacatttttcataatttatggAAAACGAAATGGCATAAAATACAAGCAAGTAAAATAATTCGATCTGAAACGCGGTCATATGAATTTAGCAAAAGTAGGACAAGGCATAATTTAGCAAACGCTGGTACATCCAGTTGTGGTGTTTCCACGAACAATACAATTGTTTAAAGGGAACATAATGACAAGTTGAGTTGTCAATTAAGAGGGGATAGGTAGCGATCATCGGTAATAAAAGTGCGGGTTCCGTTCGCCCATAAAAGTTACCTACCCGACCGCGGGCTCAGCGATCTTGTGAGAACTTGTCAAACGTCAAACTTTTTCCTTAATGCAAAGCCACAAGGTTGAAAATCATTCACAGTGCCTTCAACTGTTATGACTTTCTGAAATTTTAGGTTAAGTGTCAAGAATTCGCGATTTTAAACAAGatgaatttagttttatatctGAATTAAAGCGTCACTTTATCTGTGTATTGTTCGACCTTCAATGAtaagttgttattacgaacgAGGAACTAATTTGTTAAAACATTGTTATGAATTTGATATTCATGCCCAATTTGATGTTTTTAAAACCGTAAAATTAGATAAATGCTGATAAATTGCAATTCTTTAAATAGCAAAGGACGGCAAACGTCAATgcttttaattgatttaaagctggctatatgatatttttataacaattaggTACAATAATATGACAGTTAAACTAAAATGAAACTACACTAATGAGAGTCATTCTTCACTTTGTACAAAGTCATAAATGTTCAAATCAAAGTCAATGTCAACCTCAGGTGGGCCGTTTGGCCGTAAACATACAATCATAAAGTGACGTGAACACCTCGTATAACTTTTTCAACAATTGTTTCCTTTTAATGGGCCATTATATGCACGTTTTACGCAAAATTATGTCAAGTTACACGTCTGCTGTAACAGAGGCGCGATAAACTCATCTTTATAGTTAGTCAGCAATCGAAAGTAAAGCAAACTGTATAGCGTGTACAAACgttttattactataattGACCGTTGTTTTCTAATTACTACTACATTTTCGGGGACGAAACCGGTGTTGTGGCATGCCAAATTAGTAACGGTTTATGATATCATAAAACTGATTGACAAGAAGGGAATAAATCTCGAACGTTTTGAATAGAATGCATCGGTCCCGTCCATTCTAAGATATGGTTTTATAGCCTCATCAGCTTCTAATCTATTTATTGAAGCACAATGTTTGGTTTATTGCTAAACACCATTTATTGTCTTACGCTCAGGTATCGTGTTCATTTATTAGTTatactatacctacctacttttttATTGGCGTCTTATTTTacgtaaagtttaatttattgtcgGTAGTATAGCGCCGTTTTACATTGCCTATAAAACGGTGCTTACGGTtcgtttttaaacatttgtagCACGTGTTTCGTTCATTCATCAAATTTATGGTGCTGTGTgggaaaatgtttttattggtTGATTCTTTTGgtatttaaactattttatcattattggTATGCGACCTactatttatatgaattatgctgatttttctttattttttgcaaatgATTTGACTGTAAGAGTGCTAATTATTGaagcttaaaaaatgtttatgcGCTATTTTAAGCATATTGATAATAAGGGTCACAATCATTTACAATCTACTCAGAGCAACGATCACTGCGCTATACGCCATTTTACATTATGAGTGCAGCAAATGCAACGATAGCTGTGTCGCACTCTTGCAACGCAGTGATAATACACTCCCACAAGCACGATTGCCACGCGCCTGTGAGCGTGAGTCACGCAAACATCTTTAAAGCGTTGTTGCTGTGTGCGTGTGTACACCGCCCTCTAGTGGCAAAAGGAGTACAACTTTACGTGTAGAGGGGTCAAGGTTGACAAATCCACtaaaatgattatttcaaaagaaaaaaatcatcTTCACTCCATCatcaaaaaacaataaaatctttttttttatataactataaaaattaaacagctCTGCACAACAATTAAGcagtatgtatttaaaatagatgTCGAacttaaggccgtgtacgcggtccgtgcgctgtttggctcaaatatgtgattttccaaaccagattgtccatcaaccacttatcttacaaacatatgaataactaataattttaggaaatgttattgtctatatagttagttaagagtttatttcaattaatacagtatttgtgaataccatcaacataactgagccgatgattacttgatttcacttttagtgtcaatttcgaagctaaaaatatctgaaattgctgacagatctaacacacatttttttttaacttactgcaaaaatccttattaaaatagttagttaaaagatttttttattttggactcctaacttacgaaattaaaatccgaacaatgtgaatttttttagaaattatagtcgacaaaatgattattttcaccaagatatttgacttagttgaatataatttatacatattgcaataaaagaacgtcttacttataagataaaattttaaaaatcaactaaggtacctctattatttttctacaattttttttaaagtactataaaacactgcgcgcgacccgaataaaatcagtcggcagcgagcctttccagagagaggacatgttgctcggcgctctcctgtggacgtatgctgttcatagtaaaaggatagcgcaagccgcgatctatcgtaatagatcgcggagattttgacttgcgttaaattgaataagccctcttaacaCTCGTATCTATTCGTATACAGGtatttgtttacaaattaaagAATGTTTTGGCTGCACATGTTCAGGGCGATatgttagttaaaagattacaAACATGATGTGAGGCGAACTAACGTCAGAAAACGTGACTGTAAATTCGACATCAGACGaaataaaacgataaataaatagaataaatgTAATTACTAACCTGGTAATGCACTAGGAGGCGGATAAGGTGCACTCGATACTGTGTCAGGTGCATAGTTACGTAGGCCATAAGCATCATGTGAGAACCCGGATGCTTCTGAAACGGCAGCTCGGCGCTCTTCTCCCCCAACGTAGGACAGAGGCTGGTCTCCTCGCGGAGCGCCATATGGATAGTTCCAACAAGGTTGTGAGAAGCCCTGATGACAACCATCGGCATAAGGCTTGTACTCTCCACCGCTCGCCGGCCAAAATGGCAAAGCAGATTTGCGCTCTCTTTCAACCGGGAGGTTATAATACGTAGGACCAGCTGGATACTGGTGCTCGAAGGAGGCAGCTGCATCAGGCGGGTAACCCCACGACTGCTGAGCGTGTCGTATGACGCCCGGTTCGGGTTCATATCTTTTGGCTGGTATATGCAGAGGTTGTGGTGGGTTCGAACCCACGGAGGCCGGGGACGCACTGGAAGCAGAGGGCGGAGCCGCAGCTGGGGCCGCTGGAGGCGAGCCGCCTGGTGGTGACGGGTGCGGCTCCTCGTAGAGCGTGCCGCCGACACCGTTCATCATGGTCCACCAGGCTGGCCCGGCGGAGTGCCCGGAGGCGGGCGCTGGCGACGCGGCAGCCGCGTCGCAGGGCGCGCCGAGGCCCCCGACATGGTTGTCAGGGTACAGGGTGGCGGCCGGGCAAGCCACGGGGGAGCAGGAAAGGAGGCCGGCAGTTCACGCGCGCCGCGGGCACATCGCAGCACGCGCACACGCGACCACAGAACAGCGGCACATGAAAGTCAAAACGCGGTTCCCAATTTAGCCAGGCGACCGGACGAAAAACGACCGCAACGGTCTGAAATACTACTCGAGCTAACTGGAAAACTATAGGAACGACGCACGTCA encodes:
- the LOC123694993 gene encoding homeobox protein abdominal-B isoform X1, with product MILRLQCPFTQTSLASLRQAPASGHSAGPAWWTMMNGVGGTLYEEPHPSPPGGSPPAAPAAAPPSASSASPASVGSNPPQPLHIPAKRYEPEPGVIRHAQQSWGYPPDAAASFEHQYPAGPTYYNLPVERERKSALPFWPASGGEYKPYADGCHQGFSQPCWNYPYGAPRGDQPLSYVGGEERRAAVSEASGFSHDAYGLRNYAPDTVSSAPYPPPSALPGSLSMSVGVGVGCGSSNPLDWTGQVTVRKKRKPYSKFQTLELEKEFLFNAYVSKQKRWELARNLNLTERQVKIWFQNRRMKNKKNSQRQAAQAAQNNNNNSNANNHNHHAGHHHAPHHVALHHAAPAKHHQ
- the LOC123694993 gene encoding homeobox protein abdominal-B isoform X2; translation: MMNGVGGTLYEEPHPSPPGGSPPAAPAAAPPSASSASPASVGSNPPQPLHIPAKRYEPEPGVIRHAQQSWGYPPDAAASFEHQYPAGPTYYNLPVERERKSALPFWPASGGEYKPYADGCHQGFSQPCWNYPYGAPRGDQPLSYVGGEERRAAVSEASGFSHDAYGLRNYAPDTVSSAPYPPPSALPGSLSMSVGVGVGCGSSNPLDWTGQVTVRKKRKPYSKFQTLELEKEFLFNAYVSKQKRWELARNLNLTERQVKIWFQNRRMKNKKNSQRQAAQAAQNNNNNSNANNHNHHAGHHHAPHHVALHHAAPAKHHQ